A portion of the Paenibacillus hamazuiensis genome contains these proteins:
- a CDS encoding DUF6917 domain-containing protein → MSRDPYAQGLITFDPFVERKSVAGRIVTVLDGKLDNRGIELIHARSRVLQKHEIHELIISFETDPAPGKRVDRIGYVGFFEVHEGGVIVSGDRIRIADKWSGTIAGFDETHVPNHINIVVCGDLNQTGLELGLRVGDMVQIGDGRNIGDGMQTRRCAQSGAGGGSDDRNA, encoded by the coding sequence ATGAGCAGAGATCCATACGCGCAGGGCTTGATTACTTTCGATCCGTTTGTTGAGCGAAAAAGCGTAGCGGGGAGGATCGTCACCGTGTTGGACGGGAAGCTGGACAACCGCGGCATCGAGCTGATCCACGCCCGCTCGCGCGTTTTGCAAAAACACGAAATCCACGAGCTGATCATAAGTTTTGAAACGGATCCGGCGCCGGGAAAAAGAGTCGACCGCATCGGGTACGTGGGCTTTTTCGAAGTGCACGAAGGAGGCGTCATCGTATCGGGGGACCGTATCCGGATCGCCGACAAGTGGAGCGGTACGATCGCCGGTTTTGACGAAACGCACGTTCCGAATCATATTAACATCGTCGTTTGCGGGGATTTGAATCAAACCGGACTGGAACTGGGGCTCCGGGTCGGCGACATGGTGCAAATCGGCGACGGCCGGAACATCGGCGACGGGATGCAAACCAGGCGCTGCGCGCAGAGCGGTGCAGGGGGTGGGTCGGATGACCGGAACGCATGA
- a CDS encoding ornithine cyclodeaminase family protein — MHDGQIVYLSEDDVRRCGGGDFAAVQGDVRHAFALHAQGEHVLPAKVQLAQADRNNGSRTHYIVMPAFLGGDVQMAGMKWVRVGKPESASPAITSLMLLADHSSGEPAAIIDATWLNGIRTAAVTAVAALELANPESTVLAIVGSGAQGKAHLRYLPAVFPRLREIRIYSRRYENARYAAEEIGGGFRDRIVAVRHAEEAVRDADIVVSATTASEPVIREEWLKEGVFYAQIGSHECTFEAVAAFDKIVVDDWQQQLHRGVQTLAVMARLGKWSERDLHGTLGERLTGRIPGRESEHEKIMFGGIGLGIVDIAIAARLYQTALKERIGLRLPFSGHTEGDSG; from the coding sequence TTGCATGACGGGCAAATAGTGTATTTAAGCGAGGATGACGTAAGGCGCTGCGGCGGCGGTGACTTTGCTGCGGTTCAGGGCGACGTCCGGCACGCTTTTGCGCTTCACGCGCAGGGAGAGCACGTGCTGCCTGCGAAAGTTCAGCTTGCCCAAGCCGACCGTAATAACGGCAGTCGGACGCATTACATCGTCATGCCCGCCTTCCTGGGCGGGGATGTTCAAATGGCCGGCATGAAATGGGTACGCGTGGGCAAACCGGAAAGCGCATCTCCGGCCATTACATCGCTGATGCTGCTGGCCGACCACAGCAGCGGGGAGCCGGCTGCGATCATCGACGCCACTTGGCTAAACGGAATCCGCACCGCTGCGGTGACGGCGGTTGCTGCGCTTGAACTGGCGAATCCGGAGTCGACTGTGCTTGCCATTGTTGGTTCGGGCGCGCAGGGTAAGGCGCATTTGCGTTATTTGCCGGCGGTTTTTCCCCGGCTTCGGGAAATACGAATTTACAGCCGCCGCTATGAAAATGCGCGGTACGCGGCAGAGGAAATCGGCGGCGGCTTCCGGGACCGCATAGTAGCCGTGCGGCATGCGGAGGAAGCGGTGCGCGATGCGGATATCGTCGTATCCGCCACTACGGCGAGTGAGCCCGTCATACGGGAAGAGTGGCTGAAGGAAGGCGTATTTTATGCGCAAATCGGCAGCCATGAATGCACCTTCGAAGCGGTTGCCGCATTTGACAAAATCGTTGTCGACGACTGGCAGCAGCAGCTGCACAGGGGGGTGCAGACGTTGGCGGTCATGGCCCGTCTCGGAAAGTGGAGCGAACGCGACCTGCACGGCACGCTCGGAGAGCGGCTGACCGGCCGGATTCCCGGGCGCGAATCGGAACACGAGAAGATCATGTTCGGCGGCATCGGCCTGGGCATCGTCGACATCGCCATCGCCGCCAGATTGTACCAAACGGCGCTCAAAGAGAGGATCGGGTTAAGATTGCCTTTTAGCGGGCATACGGAAGGGGATTCAGGATGA
- a CDS encoding ATP-binding cassette domain-containing protein: MIAARNVHKIYEKRTGLWSKALVRAVNGVTLEIRPGETVGLVGESGCGKSTLGRCIAGMEPLTEGQIVWRQRDVSRLTLHEMRLLRKEVQLIFQDPYDALNPILTVEQLVTEPLIHLGIGSASERSEKAAYWLERVGLAPEHAGRYPGELSRGQCQRVNIARAFILEPGFVICDEIISALDVSVGAQILNLLLDLQEERGCGYLFISHDLARVMQISHKIAVMKSGSIVEVADSRRFHLEASHPYTRSLIAAVPKLLPR, translated from the coding sequence ATGATCGCGGCGAGAAACGTGCACAAGATCTATGAGAAGCGGACCGGCCTTTGGTCCAAAGCGCTCGTGCGCGCGGTGAACGGGGTGACGCTGGAAATCCGGCCCGGGGAAACCGTCGGGCTTGTCGGCGAAAGCGGCTGCGGCAAAAGCACGCTCGGCCGCTGCATCGCCGGGATGGAGCCGTTAACGGAAGGACAGATCGTCTGGAGACAACGTGACGTAAGCCGGCTGACCTTACACGAAATGAGACTTTTGCGCAAAGAGGTTCAGCTTATTTTTCAAGATCCATATGATGCGCTGAACCCGATCCTGACGGTAGAACAGCTCGTGACGGAGCCGCTCATCCACTTGGGTATCGGTTCTGCCAGCGAACGGAGCGAAAAAGCGGCGTATTGGCTCGAAAGGGTAGGGCTCGCACCCGAGCATGCGGGTCGTTACCCCGGGGAGCTGAGCCGCGGTCAGTGCCAGCGGGTCAATATTGCAAGAGCGTTCATTCTGGAGCCGGGTTTTGTCATTTGCGACGAGATCATTTCGGCACTCGACGTTTCCGTCGGCGCACAAATATTGAATCTGCTCCTTGATCTGCAGGAAGAGCGGGGATGCGGCTACTTGTTTATTTCCCACGATCTCGCCAGAGTGATGCAAATCAGCCATAAAATTGCGGTCATGAAGAGCGGCAGCATCGTGGAGGTGGCGGACAGCCGCAGGTTCCATCTGGAGGCGAGCCACCCGTATACCCGCTCGCTGATTGCCGCCGTGCCGAAGCTTTTGCCGAGATGA
- a CDS encoding acetylornithine transaminase, with the protein MASAIYQLGEQVLISAFNRSPIVLSHGLGVRVWDTDGKPYLDFLGGFAVNTLGHCHPRVVKAVAEQADKLIHSSNLFYNEPSVRLAQLLTEHGAGDRIFFCPSGAEAVEAALKLARKYAYRQGERQKTRFVTALRSYHGRTFGALAASGKPEMQEGFGPLPEGFRYIPYNDLDALERAMDSSVCAVILEPVQGEAGAHVGSREFLRGARELCDRHGALLIFDEIQTGMGRTGAFFAYEHVGVKPDILTLAKGLSGGMPNAALAATDRVASAFRPGDHGATFGANPVVCAAGIATVETIVENDLLRHVREVGDYLIDRLRYLQTVRPNIADVRGRGLLIAVELSTDNKPVARLAAERGLLVAAGVGNTLRLLPPFIITKQDVDEALSILDSALRDALVTA; encoded by the coding sequence TTGGCATCTGCAATATATCAATTAGGTGAACAAGTCCTCATTTCAGCATTCAACCGGAGCCCGATCGTTCTGTCCCACGGGCTGGGCGTGCGCGTCTGGGATACGGACGGAAAGCCGTATCTCGATTTTCTCGGAGGCTTTGCGGTAAACACGCTCGGACATTGCCATCCGCGGGTTGTCAAGGCTGTCGCCGAGCAAGCCGACAAGCTTATTCATTCTTCGAATTTGTTTTATAACGAACCGTCTGTTCGGCTTGCCCAGCTGCTCACGGAGCATGGCGCGGGCGATCGGATATTTTTCTGCCCCAGCGGCGCCGAGGCTGTGGAAGCAGCCTTGAAGTTGGCCCGCAAATACGCCTACCGCCAAGGGGAGCGGCAAAAGACGCGTTTTGTCACCGCCCTGCGTTCGTATCACGGCCGCACATTCGGCGCGCTGGCGGCAAGCGGCAAACCGGAGATGCAGGAAGGCTTCGGCCCGCTTCCCGAAGGATTTCGCTATATCCCTTACAACGATTTGGACGCCTTGGAGCGGGCGATGGATTCCAGCGTCTGTGCAGTTATTCTCGAACCGGTTCAAGGCGAGGCCGGAGCGCATGTCGGGTCGCGCGAGTTTTTGCGAGGTGCGCGCGAGCTGTGCGACCGGCACGGGGCGCTGCTTATTTTTGACGAAATCCAGACAGGCATGGGAAGAACCGGCGCTTTCTTTGCATACGAGCACGTCGGCGTGAAACCGGATATTTTGACGTTGGCGAAAGGTCTTTCCGGCGGCATGCCCAATGCGGCACTCGCCGCGACCGATCGCGTCGCCTCAGCGTTCCGCCCGGGGGATCACGGAGCCACCTTCGGCGCCAATCCGGTCGTGTGCGCGGCCGGTATCGCGACCGTCGAAACGATCGTGGAGAACGATTTGCTCCGTCACGTGCGGGAGGTCGGCGATTATCTGATCGATCGGCTGCGCTACTTGCAAACGGTTCGTCCGAACATCGCCGACGTTCGCGGCCGCGGGCTGCTCATTGCGGTGGAGCTTTCCACCGACAACAAGCCGGTCGCGCGGCTCGCCGCCGAGCGGGGCTTGCTCGTCGCTGCGGGAGTCGGCAACACGCTGCGTCTGCTTCCTCCCTTTATCATTACAAAGCAGGACGTGGACGAAGCGTTGTCGATTCTCGACTCCGCTCTCAGGGACGCGCTTGTTACGGCCTAA
- a CDS encoding ABC transporter ATP-binding protein, with the protein MNTGDRLLEISELRTCFVGRGGRVEPLRGIGLHIEAGQTLALVGESGCGKSTLALSILRLLPERGHICSGNIRFEGRDLLQLSERDMRQIRGRDVGMVFQDPRSAFHPLMTLGDQLIEAVKEGPKAEKKQRALDMLESVGLADPSRVMKSYSFELSGGMLQRVMIAMALINRPKLLIADEPTTALDVTVQSDILQLLKKMKAHFGMSMLFISHDLGVVAEIADRVAVMHKGQIVECGDAKRVYRKPEHEVTRHLLSMAPVLGQPLPRGGEKMKEAVLS; encoded by the coding sequence ATGAATACCGGAGATCGGCTTCTTGAAATATCGGAGCTGCGCACTTGCTTTGTAGGCCGGGGCGGGCGCGTCGAGCCGCTTCGCGGAATCGGCCTGCATATCGAGGCCGGACAGACGCTGGCGCTGGTCGGCGAGAGCGGCTGCGGCAAAAGCACGCTGGCGCTTTCGATTTTGCGGCTTTTGCCCGAGCGGGGGCACATTTGTTCCGGAAACATCCGGTTCGAAGGCCGCGATTTGCTTCAGCTGTCCGAACGCGATATGAGGCAGATTCGCGGGCGGGATGTCGGGATGGTGTTTCAAGACCCGAGAAGCGCTTTCCATCCTCTCATGACGCTCGGAGATCAACTGATCGAAGCGGTCAAGGAAGGCCCGAAAGCGGAGAAAAAGCAGCGGGCGCTGGATATGCTGGAAAGCGTCGGCTTGGCCGATCCTTCGAGAGTAATGAAAAGTTATTCGTTCGAGCTGAGCGGGGGGATGCTGCAGCGCGTCATGATTGCGATGGCGCTCATCAACCGGCCGAAGCTGCTTATTGCCGACGAACCTACGACGGCGCTTGATGTTACCGTGCAGTCCGACATTTTGCAGCTTCTGAAAAAGATGAAAGCACATTTCGGCATGAGCATGCTGTTTATTTCGCACGATCTCGGGGTTGTCGCGGAGATTGCCGACCGAGTGGCGGTCATGCACAAGGGTCAAATTGTCGAGTGCGGCGACGCAAAGCGGGTGTACCGGAAGCCGGAACACGAAGTGACCCGGCACTTGCTCAGCATGGCGCCCGTTCTCGGTCAGCCGCTGCCGCGCGGCGGAGAGAAGATGAAGGAAGCGGTGCTGTCATGA
- a CDS encoding ABC transporter permease produces MNGILKAVRRFVGGLSVIIAASVLLFFAGESMGDPTYALLPMEANDQQREALRESLGLNGSAVSRLTAYLTLTLQGEFGRSYKLNEPVMTIIAPYFWGTMKLLGMALPIGVLGGIFLGFFGLFAGARADRWFYKVLLALHSLPGFVPAILAIELFAVQLKWVPPSGSQGWSSLVLPVALLAGAEAIKIGSLLRSKFAEILEEKFVLTAKVKGVGRFRFYVHYVLRPALSLIFSFVSIQVGVLLSSAVVVESVFAYPGIGSLAVQALSNRDLPLLQACLVITTLFFLCSRFLLDLIHPWLDPRVKQTAVWERSLW; encoded by the coding sequence ATGAACGGGATACTCAAGGCCGTCCGACGTTTTGTCGGCGGTCTCTCTGTCATTATCGCCGCTTCCGTTCTGCTGTTTTTTGCCGGGGAGTCAATGGGTGACCCGACTTATGCGCTGCTGCCGATGGAGGCGAACGACCAGCAGCGGGAAGCGCTTCGTGAATCGCTGGGATTAAACGGCTCTGCCGTCTCCCGGCTGACCGCTTATTTGACGCTGACGCTGCAAGGGGAGTTCGGCAGGTCGTATAAACTGAACGAGCCCGTTATGACGATTATCGCTCCTTATTTTTGGGGAACGATGAAGCTGCTCGGCATGGCGCTTCCCATAGGGGTTTTAGGCGGTATTTTTCTCGGGTTTTTCGGACTGTTTGCGGGCGCCCGGGCGGATCGCTGGTTTTATAAGGTGCTGCTCGCGCTTCATTCGCTGCCGGGGTTTGTACCGGCAATTTTGGCGATTGAGCTGTTTGCGGTGCAGCTTAAGTGGGTGCCGCCCTCGGGCAGTCAAGGCTGGTCGTCACTCGTGCTTCCGGTGGCTTTGCTTGCCGGCGCGGAAGCGATCAAGATCGGCAGTTTGCTGAGGTCCAAGTTTGCGGAAATTTTGGAAGAAAAATTCGTTTTGACGGCTAAGGTGAAAGGGGTGGGCCGGTTTCGTTTCTATGTGCACTATGTGCTGCGTCCGGCGCTGTCGCTCATCTTTTCGTTTGTATCGATTCAGGTCGGCGTGCTGCTCAGCAGCGCGGTTGTGGTGGAAAGCGTGTTTGCATATCCGGGTATCGGCAGCCTGGCCGTACAGGCATTATCCAACCGGGATCTGCCGCTGCTGCAGGCCTGCCTCGTGATTACGACGCTGTTCTTTTTATGTTCGCGGTTTTTGCTGGACTTGATACATCCGTGGCTCGATCCCCGGGTCAAACAAACCGCCGTATGGGAGAGATCCTTATGGTGA
- a CDS encoding trans-sulfuration enzyme family protein, whose product MTKQMKECMMRNPHTDIVHAGEEIRNPYGSVTTPIVQTVNFYFHDTTELEEYYKEKKDLTDLGKERYPRFKYGRTGNPTQQTAEKKLAAIEGGEAALLTSSGMSAVTAALLDLLSAGDHLVIVGDPYFHIKEFVDRYLSRWGIRADYVPINDFAAMEQAVRPNTKVVFAETPTNPHLRVIDLAKSAAFCKERGLIFIVDSTFATPYNLRPLEYGADLVIHSATKFMSGHNDVIAGAVIGRAEHIVRMRESLEIMGGTIQPTIAYWVIRGLKTMGLRMDRHNETSMRVAEFLHKHSKVKAVYFPGLPSHPDHEIAKAQMRGFGGVVTFEVETLEQARKVVDAMSIPKIASSLGGVESLISVTAMSAMAYYFMTPEQRRERAIPEGMIRFSIGIEDPEDILADLEQALEQI is encoded by the coding sequence ATGACGAAACAAATGAAAGAATGCATGATGCGAAATCCGCATACGGACATCGTTCACGCCGGCGAAGAGATTCGCAACCCGTACGGCAGCGTGACGACGCCGATCGTGCAGACCGTCAACTTTTATTTTCACGATACGACGGAGCTGGAGGAGTATTACAAGGAGAAGAAGGATTTGACCGACCTCGGCAAGGAGCGTTACCCGCGCTTTAAGTACGGACGGACCGGCAATCCCACTCAGCAGACGGCGGAGAAAAAGCTGGCTGCGATCGAAGGCGGAGAAGCGGCGCTGCTAACCTCCAGCGGAATGAGCGCCGTCACCGCAGCGCTGCTGGATCTGCTGTCCGCAGGCGACCATTTGGTCATCGTCGGCGATCCGTATTTTCACATCAAGGAATTTGTCGACCGCTATTTGTCGCGATGGGGCATCCGGGCGGATTATGTGCCGATCAACGATTTTGCGGCGATGGAGCAGGCGGTTCGTCCGAATACGAAGGTCGTATTTGCGGAAACGCCGACGAATCCCCATCTCCGGGTGATCGACCTGGCGAAATCGGCCGCTTTTTGCAAGGAGCGTGGGCTAATTTTTATCGTCGACAGCACGTTCGCGACTCCATATAATTTGCGTCCGCTTGAATACGGGGCGGATTTGGTCATACATAGCGCGACGAAGTTTATGAGCGGCCATAACGATGTGATCGCCGGCGCCGTCATCGGCAGGGCGGAACATATCGTGCGGATGAGGGAAAGTCTGGAAATTATGGGCGGAACGATTCAACCGACAATTGCTTACTGGGTCATCCGCGGATTAAAGACGATGGGGCTAAGGATGGACCGCCACAATGAGACATCGATGCGAGTGGCTGAATTTTTGCATAAACACTCGAAAGTGAAGGCCGTTTATTTCCCGGGACTCCCTTCGCATCCGGACCATGAGATCGCGAAAGCGCAGATGCGCGGGTTCGGGGGCGTCGTCACGTTCGAGGTGGAGACGCTTGAGCAGGCCCGCAAGGTGGTCGACGCGATGAGCATTCCGAAAATCGCCAGCAGCCTGGGCGGCGTGGAAAGTTTGATCAGCGTAACGGCGATGAGCGCGATGGCCTATTACTTCATGACGCCGGAGCAAAGGAGGGAGCGCGCCATTCCCGAAGGGATGATCCGGTTCTCGATCGGCATCGAGGATCCGGAGGATATTTTAGCCGATCTGGAGCAGGCACTGGAACAAATATAA
- a CDS encoding cobalamin B12-binding domain-containing protein: protein MNLSGCKRRILLAPLDPVHDVGLKIIRRGLDEAGHDTTLLPPDLAVHEIAERAVREPFDCIMLSRTIGYGAEELLAEFTKMMETAGLKGRVKIAVGGMGIRPELVEGLGFDRGFGPGTTVEEALAFVENRPARTERVRLHKTKPDLTAGYTYRFLNGRIARLLDDIAQDALRWAERRTTAAVERAQIRELAGVGVLTGNLRAEYAALCDPVIRDYYEKAIIPAAVRMVEEDEVAGLRRFCRTADGNAKGISLRHTRSKPAVLIQYGTGSLFLDASHMKVAEAWGADGVIHFDPAWGARTEGLLEGHVNYEGDGTVITAQNLRLLRSFLGEDTLFQVRAHRGLNTPETVVIAGQIGADLTKINIAYGSLGAGTDPERLAVDGIAALKYAAAYGLPYDIVTNEELCGVPAFKAFAGMLIVCRLGLLLGGRPILQPLFCHSPEAMITRKMEDNYIDFNAAKVQALRQIVDAPVWPGAPIGFMTHSEDRVQSAMTTSLHAALGASLEVDAVTIASSDEAYSRGPITAQARVDTLRAVKESFRFLGRGKVEPTAHAIDLAEELTAGIEAVLEQVREAGFVEALYRGMLGSPEDGAYPGRAGKGTVKHYVF, encoded by the coding sequence TTGAACTTGAGCGGCTGCAAACGACGGATTTTACTGGCCCCGCTCGATCCCGTTCACGATGTCGGCCTTAAAATCATCCGCAGGGGATTGGACGAGGCGGGTCACGATACAACGCTGCTTCCGCCCGATTTGGCCGTTCATGAAATCGCCGAGCGCGCCGTGCGGGAGCCGTTCGACTGCATCATGCTGAGCCGTACGATCGGTTACGGAGCGGAAGAGCTGCTTGCCGAATTTACGAAGATGATGGAAACGGCAGGGCTCAAGGGGCGGGTTAAAATCGCTGTCGGCGGTATGGGAATACGCCCGGAGCTTGTCGAGGGGCTCGGCTTTGACCGCGGCTTCGGACCCGGAACAACGGTCGAGGAGGCGCTTGCGTTCGTTGAGAATCGACCCGCGCGGACCGAACGGGTTCGTCTGCATAAAACGAAGCCCGATTTGACGGCGGGGTATACGTACCGCTTCCTTAACGGCAGAATCGCCCGGTTGCTGGACGATATTGCGCAGGATGCGCTCCGATGGGCGGAGCGCCGGACGACGGCGGCCGTGGAACGCGCACAAATCCGCGAGCTGGCGGGCGTCGGTGTTTTGACCGGCAATTTGCGCGCCGAATATGCCGCATTGTGTGATCCGGTCATCCGGGATTATTACGAGAAGGCGATCATTCCCGCTGCAGTACGGATGGTGGAAGAAGACGAAGTGGCGGGTTTGCGCCGGTTTTGCCGCACGGCGGACGGGAATGCCAAAGGGATTTCGCTGCGGCATACGCGCTCGAAGCCGGCGGTGCTCATTCAGTACGGCACCGGATCGCTGTTTCTCGATGCCTCGCATATGAAGGTGGCCGAAGCGTGGGGGGCCGACGGAGTCATTCATTTCGATCCGGCCTGGGGGGCGAGAACGGAAGGACTGCTTGAAGGCCATGTGAATTATGAAGGGGACGGCACGGTGATCACAGCGCAAAATTTGCGGCTGCTTCGCTCCTTTCTCGGCGAAGATACGCTGTTTCAAGTGCGCGCGCACCGCGGCTTGAATACGCCGGAGACGGTCGTTATCGCCGGACAGATCGGGGCCGATCTGACGAAAATCAACATCGCCTACGGCTCGCTTGGTGCGGGAACCGATCCCGAACGACTTGCCGTTGACGGGATCGCCGCTTTGAAATATGCCGCTGCGTACGGCCTCCCGTACGACATCGTGACAAACGAGGAGCTGTGCGGCGTACCGGCGTTCAAGGCGTTTGCGGGAATGCTGATCGTATGCCGTCTCGGTCTGCTGCTCGGCGGGCGGCCGATTCTTCAGCCGCTGTTTTGCCATTCGCCGGAGGCAATGATTACGCGCAAAATGGAGGACAACTATATCGATTTTAATGCCGCAAAAGTGCAGGCGCTTCGTCAAATCGTCGACGCCCCGGTATGGCCGGGAGCCCCGATCGGCTTTATGACGCATTCGGAGGACCGGGTTCAGTCGGCCATGACAACGTCTCTGCATGCCGCGTTAGGCGCGTCTTTGGAGGTGGACGCAGTTACGATCGCCTCCTCGGATGAAGCGTATTCCCGGGGACCGATCACGGCGCAGGCGAGGGTCGATACGCTGCGGGCGGTCAAGGAATCGTTCCGTTTTCTCGGCAGGGGCAAAGTGGAGCCGACCGCGCACGCGATCGATTTGGCGGAGGAGCTGACGGCCGGCATCGAAGCGGTGTTGGAGCAGGTCCGGGAAGCCGGATTTGTCGAGGCCTTGTACCGCGGCATGCTCGGAAGCCCGGAGGACGGCGCTTATCCGGGAAGAGCGGGCAAAGGAACGGTCAAGCATTATGTCTTTTAA
- a CDS encoding ABC transporter permease, whose amino-acid sequence MVKRNLFRSVAALVVIIICIVSALFWLLKGHWHDPLAPFVGGKLSPPSWQFVMGTDHLGRDLFSRLLYAAGITLGLSGLAVVLAMLVGVLLGTLAGFNVVPWLTPAILFIAQFSLVFPVRWLPLLIVALLGQGMAGMVLSMVLALWGQFMWIIYDEARGLKGRTFIKAAYLLGATRWGVVRMHVLPHMIPVAAVLGVFAFRTAIGVISTLSFLGIGLQPPTPTWGLMIAEGHPYFLQAWWTVAFPTIALACSVLIASALGNKLELKWKKRISIKAGEGSTEHEYRRSAS is encoded by the coding sequence ATGGTGAAGCGGAATCTGTTTCGCTCTGTCGCTGCCCTGGTCGTTATTATCATATGTATCGTTTCCGCGCTCTTCTGGCTGCTGAAAGGGCATTGGCACGATCCGCTCGCCCCGTTCGTCGGAGGCAAGCTTTCGCCCCCGTCCTGGCAGTTTGTTATGGGAACGGACCATTTGGGCCGGGACTTGTTCAGCCGCTTGCTCTATGCTGCCGGGATCACGCTCGGATTGTCGGGGCTGGCCGTTGTGCTGGCCATGCTTGTCGGCGTGCTCCTTGGGACGCTTGCGGGCTTTAACGTAGTGCCATGGCTCACTCCGGCGATTTTGTTTATCGCGCAGTTTTCGCTTGTTTTTCCCGTCAGATGGCTTCCGCTATTGATCGTTGCCTTGCTGGGCCAAGGGATGGCCGGCATGGTGCTGTCGATGGTGCTCGCCCTGTGGGGTCAGTTTATGTGGATCATTTATGACGAAGCAAGAGGTCTGAAAGGGCGCACATTCATTAAAGCCGCTTATTTGCTTGGAGCTACCAGATGGGGCGTTGTCCGGATGCACGTGCTGCCCCATATGATTCCGGTCGCCGCGGTGCTGGGCGTTTTTGCATTCCGCACGGCCATCGGGGTCATTTCCACGCTCAGCTTCCTCGGCATCGGACTGCAGCCGCCCACCCCAACGTGGGGGTTGATGATCGCCGAAGGTCACCCGTACTTTTTGCAGGCATGGTGGACGGTGGCGTTCCCGACAATAGCGCTCGCATGCTCGGTATTGATTGCCAGTGCGTTAGGTAACAAGCTGGAACTAAAGTGGAAAAAACGTATTTCGATAAAAGCAGGGGAAGGGAGCACAGAACATGAATACCGGAGATCGGCTTCTTGA
- a CDS encoding D-2-hydroxyacid dehydrogenase: MRPIKAVLYAEQAMEYYDKLPSLPAAIQVIPCTTEQSAVREVRESDVLCCTGMFFPEAVFSAGTRLELLHSISVGMEPLLCPALRESGVMLTNSRGANAKPVAEHAIALLLALTRNIHLSVRAQTGKTWRRSELRSAVEVEGLTLGLVGFGAIGREIAQKALHLGMKVIAVKRSVSLADRLDQPDGVSLLPMDKLHRMLPEADAVIVCAPLTAQTRTLIGKTELGLMRPTAYIINISRGAVIDEEALIDALREERIAGAGLDVFSAHPLPEESPLWELPQVIATPYISAASPHTMQRAMTIFADNLIRLSCGMPLLNVVDKEAGY; this comes from the coding sequence ATGCGACCGATAAAAGCCGTCTTGTACGCGGAGCAAGCCATGGAATATTACGACAAGCTGCCGTCCTTGCCCGCGGCGATTCAGGTCATTCCCTGCACAACGGAACAATCCGCCGTCCGGGAAGTGCGTGAAAGCGACGTCTTGTGCTGTACGGGAATGTTTTTCCCGGAAGCTGTATTTTCGGCCGGCACGCGGTTAGAGCTCCTTCATTCCATCAGCGTCGGCATGGAGCCTTTGCTTTGCCCCGCTTTGCGAGAAAGCGGCGTCATGTTGACCAATTCTCGGGGAGCCAATGCAAAGCCGGTCGCCGAACACGCCATCGCGCTCCTGCTGGCGCTTACCCGCAATATTCATCTGTCGGTCCGCGCCCAGACAGGCAAAACCTGGCGGCGCAGCGAGCTGCGCAGCGCCGTCGAGGTTGAGGGGCTGACGCTCGGTCTCGTCGGATTCGGCGCAATCGGCCGCGAAATCGCGCAGAAAGCCCTGCATCTCGGCATGAAGGTCATCGCCGTCAAGCGTTCGGTTTCGCTGGCGGATCGCTTGGACCAGCCCGACGGTGTTTCACTGCTTCCGATGGATAAGCTTCACCGGATGCTTCCGGAAGCGGATGCGGTGATCGTATGTGCTCCTCTCACCGCACAAACGCGGACTTTGATCGGCAAAACGGAGCTTGGCTTGATGCGGCCAACCGCATATATCATCAACATTTCCAGAGGGGCTGTTATCGACGAAGAAGCGCTGATCGACGCGCTGCGGGAGGAGCGGATTGCCGGTGCGGGGCTGGACGTGTTCAGCGCTCATCCGCTTCCGGAGGAAAGCCCTTTGTGGGAGCTGCCGCAAGTCATCGCGACGCCCTACATCTCAGCCGCCTCTCCCCATACGATGCAGCGCGCCATGACGATTTTCGCGGACAATCTGATCCGCCTCAGCTGCGGAATGCCGCTGCTTAACGTCGTCGATAAAGAAGCTGGATACTAG